From the Erythrolamprus reginae isolate rEryReg1 chromosome Z, rEryReg1.hap1, whole genome shotgun sequence genome, one window contains:
- the LOC139154053 gene encoding olfactory receptor 14A16-like yields the protein MSNVSDINVFLLLGFSEQFEQNVLIFFFVLVLYLTALIANFLIISAVSFHHQLHTPMYFFLMNLSVMDLGSISVIIPKAMINAFLNSREISYYGCMTQVFFLFFFIISDLFLLTAMAYDRYIAICDPLRYESIMDTKACLQLTAIVWIAGLLFSAWHTCSTFAINFCSNILNQFFCEVPQLLKVSCDNAYLFEVGVIVLNACISLGCFSFIIISYVQIFKSVLRIPTSQGRNKAFSTCFPHLIVVSLLISTGSIAYLKPTSDSPSDVDVVIAVLYCVIPPLMNPIIYTMRNKEIKIALWKMFKCEI from the coding sequence ATGTCTAATGTAAGTGACATCAATGTTTTTCTTCTCCTGGGTTTTTCTGAGCAGTTTGAACAAAATGTactaattttcttttttgttctagTGCTCTACTTAACAGCTTTGATTGCAAATTTTCTCATTATCTCAGCAGTGTCCTTCCATCATCAGCTCCATACACCTATGTACTTTTTCTTAATGAATTTATCAGTTATGGATCTTGGGTCTATTTCTGTCATTATTCCCAAAGCCATGATAAATGCTTTTTTGAATTCCAGGGAAATTTCCTATTATGGGTGCATGAcacaagtattttttttattcttcttcatTATATCAGATCTTTTCCTACTCACGGCCATGGCATATGATAGATACATTGCTATCTGTGATCCATTACGCTATGAAAGCATAATGGACACAAAAGCTTGCCTTCAGCTGACAGCCATTGTATGGATAGCTGGTCTTCTTTTTTCAGCCTGGCATACTTGTAGCACATTTGCAATTAACTTTTGTTCCAATATTCTCAATCAGTTCTTCTGTGAAGTCCCACAGCTTCTGAAAGTATCCTGTGATAATGCATATCTGTTTGAAGTTGGAGTTATTGTACTCAATGCATGTATTTCTCTGGGTTGCTTTAGTTTCATAATTATTTCATATGTGCAGATTTTCAAATCTGTGCTTAGAATTCCTACTTCACAAGGACGTAATAAGGCCTTCTCAACTTGTTTTCCCCATCTTATTGTTGTCTCCTTGTTAATCAGCACTGGAAGTATTGCTTACTTAAAGCCTACTTCGGACTCTCCTTCAGATGTGGATGTAGTAATTGCTGTATTATATTGTGTGATTCCTCCTTTAATGAATCCGATTATCTATACTATGAGGAACAAAGAGATTAAAATTGCATTGTGGAAAATGTTTAAATGTGAAATTTGA
- the LOC139154054 gene encoding olfactory receptor 14A16-like → MPNVTYFSIFLLLGFSDQFEQNMLYFTLFLVIYIAALIANALIILAVSFRQQLHTPMYFFLVNLSVADLGSISVTIPKAMINAFLNSREISYYGCITQVFFLFFFLILDLFLLTGMAYDRYIAICDPLHYESIMDRKACFQLAAIAWVTGLLYSALHTCSTFAVTFCSNVLNQFFCEIPQLLKVSCDNSYLIEVGVILFSAFIVFGCFSFIIVSYVQIFKSVFRIPTSQGQSKAFSTCIPHLIVVSLFISTGSVAYLKPTSDSPSDVDIVITVLYSVVPPLMNPIIYTMRNKEIKVSLWKMFKCDLTSKNIS, encoded by the coding sequence ATGCCTAATGTAActtatttctctatttttcttctcctGGGTTTTTCTGACCAATTTGAGCAAAATATGCTATATTTCACTCTCTTTTTAGTGATCTATATAGCAGCTTTGATAGCAAATGCTCTCATCATTTTAGCAGTGTCTTTCCGTCAACAGCTTCATACACCCATGTACTTTTTCTTAGTGAATTTATCAGTTGCTGACCTTGGCTCCATTTCTGTCACTATTCCGAAAGCCATGATAAATGCATTCTTGAACAGCCGAGAGATCTCATACTATGGATGCATCAcacaagtattttttttattcttcttcctGATCTTAGATTTGTTCCTCCTCACAGGCATGGCATATGATAGATATATTGCTATCTGTGACCCACTGCACTATGAAAGCATAATGGACAGGAAAGCCTGTTTTCAGTTGGCAGCCATTGCATGGGTAACTGGTCTTCTTTATTCAGCTTTGCATACTTGTAGCACTTTTGCAGTCACCTTTTGTTCCAATGTTCTTAATCAGTTCTTCTGTGaaatcccacaacttctgaaggtatcATGTGATAATTCATACCTGATTGAAGTTGGAGTTATTCTATTTAGTGCATTCATCGTCTTTGGTTGCTTTAGTTTCATAATTGTTTCATACGTGCAGATTTTCAAATCTGTGTTTAGAATTCCTACTTCGCAAGGACAAAGCAAAGCTTTCTCAACTTGCATTCCCCATCTCATTGTTGTCTCCTTGTTTATCAGCACTGGAAGTGTTGCCTATTTAAAGCCTACTTCAGATTCTCCTTCAGATGTGGACATAGTAATCACTGTATTATATTCTGTGGTTCCTCCTTTGATGAATCCAATTATCTATACTATGAGGAACAAAGAAATCAAAGTTTCCTTGTGGAAAATGTTTAAATGTGATCTTACATCAAAGAATATATCATGA